Below is a genomic region from Dechloromonas denitrificans.
AGCCAGCCCGATTTCACGTGTGACGCTGTTGAGCTTGCCAATATCAAGGTCGCGAGCCAGTCGGTCCCAGGCTTCCTGGCGAACAGAACGCGGTGCCATGACGCTATCAATACCGTAGAGCGTTACGCCGCGCAGGATGAAAGGAGCCACGGTGGCCGGAAAATCCATGCCGCCCGCCAGTCCGCAGGCAGCGACTGCACCGCGGTATTTCGTCGTGGCACAGGCATTGGCCAGCGTGTGGCTGCCGACTGTATCGACCACCCCGGCCCAGCGTTCCTTGCCAATCGGCTTGCCCGGTGCGGCCAGTTCGCTGCGTTCGATGAGGGTTTCGGCACCGAGCGCTTTCAGGTGTTCCGCCTCGGCCGGCCGGCCGGTTGAGGCAACGACCGTATAGCCCAGCCGGGCGAGCAGGGCGATGGCCACGCTGCCGACGCCGCCGTTCGCACCGGTGACCAGAATTTCACCGTCCTCCGGCTTGATGCCGTGCTTTTCCAGGGCCAGGACACAGAGCATCGCGGTATAGCCGGCAGTGCCGATCGCCATGGCTTGACGCGTCGTGAAGGCTTTCGGCAAGGGGACCAGCCAGTCGCCCTTGACGCGTGCTACCTCAGCCAGTCCGCCGCAGTGGGTTTCGCCCACGCCCCAGCCGTTGAGGATGACCTTGTCGCCCGCTTGCCAGTCCGGGTGGCTGCTCTGTGTCACCGTCCCGGCGAAATCGATTCCCGGGATCATCGGGAAACGGCGCACGACGGGCGATTTTCCGGTAATCGCCAGGCCATCCTTGTAATTCAGCGTGGACCATTCGACACGCACGGTGACATCGCCATCCGGCAAGACGGCTTCGTCGATCTGTTGTACTTCCGCGCGGTAGCCGGCGTCATCCTTGGTGATCAGAATGCCTTTGAACATGGTGTTTCTCCTTGAGGTGAATAGGGGGTTTCAGGGCCGGGGCAGCGCGGCCTGGAACAGTTTGAAAAAAGCCTGCATTGGAGCAGTTGACCGCAGCAATCGGGCGCGCAGGATGGCGCCCTCCCAGCCGACCCAGAAGGCATGGGCCAGTGCCGGACAATCGCTGCCGGCGGCCAGTTCTCCGGCATCCACGGCGGCCGACAGGCAGGTGCCGAGGCGCTGTTCCCAGTCGTTGAAAATCGCTTCCAGCCTCCGGCGCAGCTTGTCGTCCAGCGTACTGACTTCCTGGCCGAGATTGCCGACCAGGCAGCCGCGGCAAAAATCGTGTCGCGCCACGCCGTGGCAGGCGTCGTCGACGAAGGCGGCGAGACGGGCCAGTGGAGAGCGGGTGACATCCAGAAAGTGCCGGTCGAGCTTGTCGGCGAAGTAGTCGGCATAGGCATCCAGCGCGGCGGCGACGAACTCGTCCTTGCTGGCGAAGTAGTGATAGAACGAGCCTTTCGGAACCTGGGCCGATTTCAGGATGTCATCCAGGGCCGTTGCGCTGACGCCGCGTTCGGTGAGCATTTCGATCGCCCGCCGGATGAGCAGCGTCCGGGTATCGGCAAAACCAATGCCGTTGCGAGCGGGGCGGCCACGCGGACGGCGCGGAAGTGGGGGAGATGAAGGCATTGGAAAATATTAGACCGGTTGTCTATAAATATCAAAATCTTTTTCGCCGGATGTTTGATTTGCATGGCTTGAGCTCAAAGGGCGAATCGCGTTACCGTACGGCCCCACTGATTACCATCGCCTAAAGGCCTGTTCATGCAAAAAATGCTTACCACCGGCGCCGCTGCGCTGCTTCTCGCTGTTTCGCTGTCGGCTCAGGCGACGCCGAAAGAGGAAAAGACCGCCTCCGGTATCGTCATCACCCTGCTCAAGGAAGGCGAGGGCGCCAGCCCCAAGGCGACCGACACGGTCCGTGTGCATTACCGCGGTACACTGGAAAACGGCACCGAATTTGACAGTTCCTACCGTCGCGGCCAGCCGGCCACTTTTCCGCTGAACCGGGTTATCCCGTGCTGGACCGAGGGTGTGCAGAAGTTGAAAATCGGCGGCAAGGCCAAGCTGCTTTGCCCATCCAACCTGGCTTATGGCAGCCGTGGCATTCCGGGAACGATTCCGCCGGATGCGCCGTTGATTTTCGAAGTCGAGTTGCTGGAAATCGCCCGTTAAGCCGGGTGGCACCTGGGCCGGGCGGGCTTGCCTGTCCGGCTTGATCCGGCGCACACTGAGAGACAGGCGAAGTGCGCCTGGGAGCGACAAGCATGACCAATGAACAATTGAAAAACGCGGTAACTTCACCGTGGCCGTTTTTTGGCGTCAGCCCGCAGGGTGATGTGCTGGCCCGTTACATTCCGTTCGGGCCGGTTTTTCGCTGGCGCAAGAACCAGATGATTCCGATGCCCGTGCAGGGCAGCGATCTGTGCTGGTTGTTGCAGGCCGCCGACGAGGAAGGCCATTCGATCACCGATACCGATGGCGGCAGGCCCGAGGCCTGAGCTTCAGTTCTGGCGGGCCTTGACGTTCAGCATGTGAACGTAGAGCGACTCGACCCGCTCGCGCGCCCAGGGCGTGCGGCGGAGGAATTTCAGGCTGGAGGCAATGCTCGGATCAAGGTTGAAGCAGCGGATTTCAATTTCCTGACCGAGCTTCTCCCAGCCGTAATGGGCAACCAGCTGGTTGAGGATCATTTCCAGGGTGATGCCGTGCAGCGGGTTGTTGGCTTGCGTTTCTGACATGATTTTGATGGCCGGAATCTATACCCGGCCATTTTTACAGATTTTCAGCCGTTGACCGCAGCAAAGCGCAGACTGACGCGCAGCCCGCCCTCCGGCGCATCATCCAGCGCAAGCGGCGCCGCATGCAGTTCGGCAATGCGCAGGACAATCGACAGACCGAGTCCGCTGCCCGGCTGGTCGC
It encodes:
- a CDS encoding MDR family oxidoreductase, translating into MFKGILITKDDAGYRAEVQQIDEAVLPDGDVTVRVEWSTLNYKDGLAITGKSPVVRRFPMIPGIDFAGTVTQSSHPDWQAGDKVILNGWGVGETHCGGLAEVARVKGDWLVPLPKAFTTRQAMAIGTAGYTAMLCVLALEKHGIKPEDGEILVTGANGGVGSVAIALLARLGYTVVASTGRPAEAEHLKALGAETLIERSELAAPGKPIGKERWAGVVDTVGSHTLANACATTKYRGAVAACGLAGGMDFPATVAPFILRGVTLYGIDSVMAPRSVRQEAWDRLARDLDIGKLNSVTREIGLAEAIQVGAELLDGKVRGRVVVNLAQ
- a CDS encoding TetR family transcriptional regulator C-terminal domain-containing protein; amino-acid sequence: MPSSPPLPRRPRGRPARNGIGFADTRTLLIRRAIEMLTERGVSATALDDILKSAQVPKGSFYHYFASKDEFVAAALDAYADYFADKLDRHFLDVTRSPLARLAAFVDDACHGVARHDFCRGCLVGNLGQEVSTLDDKLRRRLEAIFNDWEQRLGTCLSAAVDAGELAAGSDCPALAHAFWVGWEGAILRARLLRSTAPMQAFFKLFQAALPRP
- a CDS encoding FKBP-type peptidyl-prolyl cis-trans isomerase — its product is MQKMLTTGAAALLLAVSLSAQATPKEEKTASGIVITLLKEGEGASPKATDTVRVHYRGTLENGTEFDSSYRRGQPATFPLNRVIPCWTEGVQKLKIGGKAKLLCPSNLAYGSRGIPGTIPPDAPLIFEVELLEIAR
- a CDS encoding VF530 family DNA-binding protein; this translates as MSETQANNPLHGITLEMILNQLVAHYGWEKLGQEIEIRCFNLDPSIASSLKFLRRTPWARERVESLYVHMLNVKARQN